The following proteins are encoded in a genomic region of Flammeovirga pectinis:
- a CDS encoding thioredoxin family protein, with protein MAENQKVAQEYIDNAFIYETYREALDGLLAEDPTIVNYTDSQLVDYTRLNVTRMQRIDKTNRLLDDLRTAGRALNKSVYWLVITEGWCGDAAQSTPIIAAAAQVSPKIDLRFILRDNNVDLMEQFLTNGSRSIPKLLVIDQKTNEVLATWGPRPKELTDLISEIKKEVGDDKQQFSMKIQRWYNKDKGKAIMKDLQKILEDITE; from the coding sequence ATGGCAGAAAACCAAAAAGTAGCTCAAGAATATATCGATAATGCTTTTATCTACGAAACATATAGAGAAGCCTTAGATGGATTGTTAGCTGAAGACCCTACTATTGTAAATTATACAGATTCTCAATTAGTAGATTATACAAGGTTGAATGTAACAAGAATGCAGCGTATTGATAAAACAAACCGTTTGCTAGATGACTTGAGGACTGCTGGAAGAGCATTGAATAAAAGTGTGTATTGGTTAGTGATAACAGAAGGTTGGTGTGGAGATGCTGCACAGAGTACACCTATTATTGCTGCTGCTGCACAAGTATCGCCAAAGATTGATTTACGTTTTATTTTAAGAGATAATAATGTAGATTTAATGGAACAGTTTCTAACAAATGGATCTAGATCGATTCCTAAATTACTCGTAATCGATCAGAAAACAAATGAGGTTTTAGCAACATGGGGGCCTAGACCAAAAGAACTTACCGATTTAATTTCTGAAATTAAAAAAGAAGTTGGAGACGATAAACAACAGTTTTCTATGAAAATCCAACGTTGGTACAACAAAGACAAAGGAAAAGCTATTATGAAAGATCTTCAGAAAATTCTTGAAGATATTACAGAATAA
- a CDS encoding MFS transporter produces the protein MDKQAIKGLKKNPMYIFLLVLSVATALGFQGWRTLFNNFAVDEIGLNGLDIGAIQSFREVPGFLVVTALFFLMFIKEDKFASISIIIMGIGIALTGFFPTFWGLMFTTLIMSIGFHYFETANQSLTLQSFSKVDSPHVLARLKSTMAFTNIAIGGTIYGLTFITDYTSIYLLIGVIVVIAGFWAVFQNPIPKDAVGQNKKMILKSKYWLFYVLNLLSGARRQVFVVFAVLLLVEKYNFTIQEITILFVVNNIISMYFNPIIARMLNRFGERKMLSFEYISLAIVFIAYATIENRWVVAMLYVVDHIFFSFSIGIKTYFQKHADPKDIAPSMAVGFTINHVVAVFLPILGGWIWLKDWTLPFYGGAILCVISLIFTQFMLPTPEEKTI, from the coding sequence TTGGATAAACAAGCAATAAAAGGGTTAAAGAAAAACCCGATGTACATATTTCTATTAGTTTTATCTGTAGCTACAGCACTTGGTTTTCAAGGATGGAGAACATTATTTAATAATTTTGCAGTAGACGAAATAGGTTTAAATGGACTTGATATTGGAGCAATCCAATCTTTTAGAGAGGTCCCTGGCTTTTTAGTGGTAACGGCTTTATTCTTCTTGATGTTTATTAAAGAAGATAAATTTGCTTCGATATCTATAATTATAATGGGTATTGGAATAGCCTTAACAGGTTTTTTTCCTACTTTTTGGGGGTTAATGTTCACAACATTGATTATGTCAATAGGTTTTCATTACTTCGAAACTGCTAATCAATCTTTAACATTACAGAGTTTTTCCAAAGTAGATAGTCCGCATGTATTAGCAAGATTAAAAAGTACAATGGCTTTTACAAATATAGCTATTGGAGGAACGATTTACGGACTTACTTTTATCACTGATTATACTTCAATTTACCTTTTGATAGGTGTAATAGTGGTTATTGCAGGTTTTTGGGCAGTATTTCAGAATCCTATACCAAAGGATGCAGTGGGTCAGAACAAGAAAATGATCTTAAAAAGTAAGTATTGGTTGTTTTATGTGCTGAATTTATTGAGTGGAGCAAGAAGACAAGTATTCGTAGTTTTTGCGGTATTATTATTAGTAGAGAAATATAATTTTACAATTCAAGAAATTACAATATTATTTGTAGTGAATAATATCATATCTATGTATTTTAATCCAATTATAGCTCGTATGTTAAACCGATTTGGTGAACGCAAAATGCTTAGTTTTGAATACATAAGTTTAGCAATTGTTTTTATAGCATACGCTACAATAGAAAATAGATGGGTTGTTGCGATGTTGTATGTAGTAGATCATATATTCTTTAGTTTTTCAATAGGTATAAAAACATATTTTCAGAAGCATGCAGATCCTAAAGATATAGCACCTTCTATGGCTGTTGGGTTTACAATAAACCATGTTGTAGCAGTATTTTTACCTATTTTAGGTGGATGGATTTGGCTTAAGGATTGGACCTTACCGTTTTATGGAGGGGCTATACTATGTGTGATTTCATTGATATTTACACAGTTTATGTTACCAACACCAGAAGAAAAAACGATATAG
- a CDS encoding two-component regulator propeller domain-containing protein, with protein MKIIYQLLCLLQLSIISYSQELQFDHLTEEDGLTYATVTSVIQDDKGFMWFASFKGVSRYDGYEMKTYYYEKGTNRGPNDNRISSLLQDKKGNIWMGLLNNGLSIFHPETDTFEHFFGGKEDEFIVPSSSVTKIFQDSQNDIWIGSNFGLSIVSEDRSKVRKYYPEEGNKNTVNGKVISDIVEDKWNRVWLATTNRKLCVYNKNNATFSEVEYTKEALSNFEDNEHKKLLIYNDTLLFIGSDNGGISEYNLLTGEFNTYLKSGDNKGPSSNSIKDFVQVENEIWIGTDGAGLDVFNVESKRFTNYTNSLLDAKSISSDVIWTLYKDKQENIWLGTYLNGVDKYDSNKNAFRQVSSNPYKPKSIPNKPVLAIFEDNEKRTWVGSDWGGLHLRENNEKEYIHYSKTGKVVPTFDNDVVKCISQDRTGNLLVGTYLKGLRIYDFKKQKYFNIRKTENNNLIPNNNVWTMLTDSKGVTWLGFLGGGIATYNPETKTCHNVSIDIKNRGQFYVFNIYEDRNNNIWASTDGGILMYDRRKDKWHTDLLSDLIKQDHNFNYVKSVCEDNYRHIWIATGAGLVKYQPESKEFFVFNLKNDIPELPILNLIKDNQGDLVITSKKYISKFDVETNSVMSFHTDGNSYNHSAIYKNQKGEIEVGGIRGITIFNPNDLKKNIVPPAIYITGLEVFNKLQSPTDSNSVLRKEVWATDEIELAYDQSVVNFNFSAINYTETDRNKYAYMLEGFDTDWIYEDKRRSATYTNLDPGNYKFHVKASNNHGVWNNEGASVKVVVSSPFWETVWFKVLLFLIFITALYFLQKVRISLLKRRYALEVIKSEREKMKVRNENLVKELDLTKDELASITMNHLHKNQSLQQVTQKLEEVSQGVGSNEQRKIRGIIKDLNKENDDHDYWDKFEHQFNKSHNNFLEKLKDTYPDLSKRELRLCAYLKMDLGNQEIATLMNVSLRTLETSRYRIRKKVGLENRKSLTKMITRF; from the coding sequence ATGAAAATAATTTATCAACTACTGTGCTTACTTCAATTATCTATTATTTCTTATTCACAAGAATTACAGTTTGACCATCTAACAGAAGAAGATGGACTTACTTATGCAACCGTAACCTCTGTTATTCAGGATGATAAAGGGTTTATGTGGTTTGCGTCTTTTAAAGGAGTATCTCGTTATGATGGATATGAAATGAAGACGTATTATTATGAGAAAGGAACAAATAGAGGTCCAAATGATAACCGAATATCATCGTTATTACAAGATAAAAAAGGTAATATATGGATGGGTTTATTAAATAATGGCTTAAGTATCTTCCATCCTGAAACAGATACATTCGAACATTTTTTTGGAGGAAAAGAAGACGAATTTATAGTACCAAGTTCTTCCGTAACAAAAATTTTCCAGGATAGTCAGAATGATATTTGGATTGGATCAAATTTCGGACTTTCAATAGTTTCAGAAGACCGAAGTAAAGTTCGAAAGTATTATCCTGAAGAAGGAAATAAGAATACTGTTAATGGAAAAGTGATTTCTGACATTGTTGAAGATAAGTGGAACAGAGTTTGGCTTGCTACTACTAACAGAAAACTTTGTGTTTACAATAAAAATAATGCTACATTTTCTGAAGTCGAATATACTAAAGAGGCATTATCAAACTTTGAAGACAATGAACATAAAAAGCTATTAATATATAATGATACTTTATTATTTATTGGTAGTGATAATGGAGGTATTTCAGAATATAATCTACTTACCGGCGAATTTAATACTTACTTAAAAAGTGGAGATAATAAAGGTCCAAGTTCTAACAGTATAAAAGATTTTGTACAAGTTGAAAATGAAATTTGGATTGGAACGGATGGAGCAGGTCTTGATGTTTTTAATGTAGAATCTAAGAGATTTACAAATTATACCAACTCTTTGCTGGATGCTAAGTCAATTTCTTCGGATGTGATTTGGACATTATATAAAGATAAACAAGAAAATATTTGGCTAGGTACTTATTTAAATGGAGTTGATAAATACGATTCAAATAAGAATGCCTTTAGACAAGTTAGCAGTAACCCATATAAACCTAAAAGTATTCCAAATAAGCCAGTACTTGCAATTTTTGAAGATAACGAAAAACGTACATGGGTAGGATCTGATTGGGGAGGATTACACCTTAGAGAAAATAATGAGAAGGAATATATTCATTATTCTAAAACAGGTAAGGTAGTACCAACTTTTGATAATGATGTTGTAAAATGTATCAGCCAAGATAGAACAGGAAATCTTTTAGTAGGTACTTATCTTAAAGGTTTGAGAATATATGATTTTAAAAAACAGAAGTATTTTAACATTAGAAAGACAGAAAATAACAACCTTATTCCAAATAATAATGTTTGGACCATGTTGACGGATAGTAAAGGCGTAACATGGTTAGGATTTTTAGGAGGAGGAATAGCTACTTATAACCCCGAAACAAAAACTTGCCATAATGTTTCAATCGATATTAAGAATAGAGGCCAGTTTTATGTTTTTAATATTTATGAGGATAGAAATAATAATATTTGGGCAAGTACAGATGGTGGAATCTTAATGTACGATAGAAGAAAAGATAAATGGCATACTGATTTACTTTCTGATTTAATAAAACAAGATCATAATTTCAATTATGTCAAATCAGTTTGCGAAGATAACTACAGACATATTTGGATAGCTACAGGTGCTGGATTAGTAAAGTATCAACCTGAAAGTAAAGAATTTTTTGTTTTTAATTTAAAGAATGATATTCCAGAATTACCAATTTTAAATTTAATAAAAGATAATCAGGGTGATTTAGTAATAACATCTAAAAAATATATCTCAAAATTTGATGTAGAAACTAATAGTGTAATGAGCTTTCATACAGATGGAAATTCATACAATCATAGTGCAATTTACAAGAATCAAAAAGGAGAGATTGAAGTTGGAGGCATCAGAGGAATAACAATTTTTAATCCTAATGATTTAAAGAAAAATATTGTTCCACCCGCTATTTATATTACGGGTTTAGAGGTTTTTAATAAATTACAATCACCTACTGATTCTAATTCTGTATTGCGTAAAGAAGTTTGGGCTACTGATGAAATAGAATTAGCGTATGATCAATCTGTTGTTAATTTTAATTTTAGTGCAATAAATTATACAGAGACAGATAGAAATAAGTATGCATATATGCTAGAGGGTTTTGATACGGATTGGATTTATGAAGATAAACGCAGATCTGCTACTTACACTAACCTAGATCCGGGTAATTATAAATTTCATGTAAAAGCATCTAACAATCATGGTGTTTGGAATAACGAAGGGGCTTCTGTTAAAGTAGTAGTTTCTTCACCTTTTTGGGAAACTGTTTGGTTTAAGGTGTTACTATTTTTAATATTTATTACAGCTCTTTATTTTCTTCAGAAAGTAAGAATCTCTTTACTAAAAAGACGATATGCCTTAGAAGTTATTAAGTCAGAAAGAGAAAAAATGAAGGTTCGAAATGAGAATTTAGTTAAAGAATTAGATCTTACTAAAGATGAACTAGCTTCAATTACAATGAATCATCTCCATAAAAATCAAAGTTTACAACAGGTAACACAGAAACTAGAAGAGGTGTCTCAGGGTGTAGGAAGTAATGAACAGAGAAAAATTAGAGGTATTATAAAAGACCTAAATAAAGAAAATGATGATCATGATTATTGGGATAAGTTTGAACACCAGTTTAATAAATCTCATAATAATTTTTTAGAGAAATTAAAAGATACCTATCCAGATTTAAGTAAAAGAGAACTTAGATTATGTGCCTATTTAAAAATGGATTTAGGAAACCAAGAAATAGCTACTTTAATGAATGTTAGTTTGAGAACATTAGAAACGTCTCGCTACAGAATAAGAAAGAAAGTAGGATTAGAAAATCGAAAATCATTAACCAAAATGATCACTAGATTTTAA